The sequence below is a genomic window from Thioclava nitratireducens.
AAGGGCTGGGTGCTGCATGGCGATCCGCAATATGCCTACGATCATGCGAATGGCGTGATGCGCTGTGCCCAAGCCGTGACCAAGGAGATCGAGGGTGAGTATCACCCCGACATGAAGCTGGGAGAGCAATAATGGGCAAAACC
It includes:
- a CDS encoding DUF1737 domain-containing protein → MKIYRLLTEEDTSAFCHKVSLALSKGWVLHGDPQYAYDHANGVMRCAQAVTKEIEGEYHPDMKLGEQ